In the genome of Nocardia terpenica, one region contains:
- a CDS encoding CapA family protein, producing MTSAAPARLAIDSGADAVVGHHHHMLRGVEFYRGKPIFYGLGHFLFDLPGLPERQARDGYLTAAAPEDELALTRRFGEYRIRPREDYPLLPFHPDSRMTGIAVIRVREGAAADNVVSAGFRPAVIDRANEPIPFAADSPQGQRVVEYLRRCCAEELLRTELVRPQPDSGLPDDAIQFVSHA from the coding sequence ATCACGAGCGCCGCACCGGCCCGCCTCGCCATCGATTCCGGCGCGGACGCGGTCGTCGGACACCATCACCACATGCTCCGCGGCGTCGAGTTCTACCGGGGCAAGCCGATCTTCTACGGGCTCGGCCATTTTCTGTTCGACCTGCCCGGACTGCCCGAGCGGCAGGCCAGGGACGGCTACCTCACCGCGGCCGCGCCGGAGGACGAGTTGGCGCTCACCCGCCGATTCGGCGAGTACCGCATTCGGCCGCGGGAGGACTACCCGCTGCTGCCGTTCCACCCCGACTCCCGCATGACCGGTATCGCCGTGATCCGGGTCCGGGAGGGCGCGGCGGCGGACAACGTCGTCTCCGCCGGGTTCCGACCCGCGGTGATCGACCGGGCCAACGAGCCGATCCCGTTCGCCGCCGACAGCCCGCAGGGGCAGCGCGTGGTGGAGTATCTGCGCCGCTGCTGCGCCGAGGAACTGCTGCGAACCGAACTCGTTCGGCCGCAACCGGATTCCGGTCTTCCCGACGACGCCATCCAGTTCGTGTCCCATGCCTGA
- a CDS encoding RidA family protein — protein MTSTTSAERVTGAEVRRRLAEAGHRLPVAWKLPERIAIPSSLIRVIDNEVFVSGHVPIDADGEVDEVSGRVGAEVDLAGAQQAAIKTLLGILADLEREIGDLGRIRAWRRLYCMASATPEFTDFPGVFNPASQLLVTAFGREIGTHARVAIGVAGLPWNKPVEIEAQLVLHAQSAE, from the coding sequence ATGACCAGCACAACCAGCGCCGAACGCGTGACGGGCGCCGAGGTCCGGCGCCGACTCGCCGAGGCGGGCCACCGGCTGCCCGTCGCGTGGAAGCTTCCGGAGCGGATCGCCATCCCGTCCAGCCTGATTCGCGTCATCGACAACGAGGTGTTCGTCTCCGGGCACGTCCCCATCGACGCCGACGGCGAGGTCGACGAGGTGTCCGGCCGGGTCGGCGCCGAGGTCGACCTGGCGGGGGCGCAGCAGGCCGCGATCAAGACCCTGCTCGGCATCCTGGCCGATCTGGAACGCGAGATCGGCGACCTCGGCCGGATCCGGGCCTGGCGCCGGCTGTACTGCATGGCGAGCGCCACGCCCGAGTTCACCGATTTCCCAGGGGTTTTCAATCCGGCCTCGCAGCTGCTGGTGACCGCGTTCGGCCGGGAGATCGGCACGCACGCGCGGGTGGCGATCGGCGTGGCCGGTCTGCCGTGGAACAAGCCCGTGGAGATCGAGGCCCAGCTCGTGCTGCACGCGCAGTCCGCCGAGTGA
- a CDS encoding class-II fumarase/aspartase family protein yields MTNDGVLEYADTGLLSPGWADTDVGELLDDRAWVRAMVEVEVALARAQARCGMIPAESARVIATAADAGRIDLRALVAGVRTTANPVVALVAQLTAAVAALDTGAADHVHCGSTSQDILDSAMMLLCARTLRRVLDDLRRAAGAAAGLADRYRGTPMAGRTLTQHAVPITFGLKATTWLQLLLDAIDRVRRVLDGGLPAALGGAAGTLAAYQEYANGAGADGSIELAAAFAAELGLAEPLVPWHGARTPIADVAAALCVATGALGKIAADVQVLTRNEIGEVAEATAAGRGASSAMPQKRNPVYATMIATAARQVPPYALVLYQSMIVEDERSAGGWHAEWQPLREALRLTAGAARNAVELLAGLTVFPERMRANLALTAGAVVSERLTVALAPALGRRAAKELLAQATRQSGTTGRDLADLLTESARAAGHQLDRDHLRELIRPETYLGAAEALVERALRRYRAASTVR; encoded by the coding sequence ATGACGAACGACGGAGTGCTCGAATACGCCGACACCGGGCTGCTGTCGCCCGGATGGGCCGACACCGATGTCGGCGAACTCCTCGACGACCGGGCGTGGGTGCGGGCCATGGTGGAGGTCGAGGTCGCCCTGGCGCGGGCGCAGGCCCGGTGCGGGATGATTCCCGCCGAGTCGGCGCGGGTCATCGCCACCGCGGCCGACGCCGGGCGCATCGATCTCCGCGCGCTCGTCGCGGGCGTCCGCACGACGGCGAACCCGGTCGTCGCGCTCGTCGCCCAGCTGACCGCCGCGGTCGCGGCGCTCGACACCGGCGCCGCCGATCACGTCCACTGCGGCAGTACCAGTCAGGACATCCTCGACTCGGCCATGATGCTGCTGTGCGCCCGAACGCTGCGGCGCGTCCTCGACGATCTGCGGCGCGCCGCGGGGGCGGCCGCGGGGCTCGCCGACCGATACCGCGGCACCCCCATGGCCGGGCGGACCCTCACCCAGCACGCCGTGCCGATTACGTTCGGCCTCAAGGCCACCACCTGGCTGCAACTGCTGCTCGACGCGATCGATCGGGTGCGCCGCGTCCTCGACGGCGGGCTGCCCGCCGCGCTGGGCGGCGCCGCCGGAACCCTTGCCGCGTACCAGGAATACGCGAACGGCGCGGGAGCCGACGGCTCGATCGAACTCGCCGCGGCGTTCGCGGCGGAGCTCGGCCTGGCCGAACCGCTCGTCCCCTGGCACGGCGCGCGGACCCCGATCGCCGACGTCGCCGCGGCGCTCTGCGTCGCCACCGGCGCCCTCGGCAAGATCGCCGCCGATGTCCAGGTGCTGACGCGCAACGAGATCGGCGAGGTCGCCGAGGCCACCGCCGCGGGTCGCGGCGCGTCCTCGGCGATGCCGCAGAAACGAAATCCGGTGTACGCCACCATGATCGCCACCGCGGCCCGCCAGGTGCCGCCGTACGCGCTGGTGCTGTACCAGTCGATGATCGTGGAGGACGAACGCTCGGCCGGGGGCTGGCACGCGGAGTGGCAGCCGCTGCGGGAAGCCCTGCGGCTCACCGCCGGTGCGGCGCGCAATGCCGTGGAGCTGCTGGCCGGATTGACCGTCTTCCCCGAGCGGATGCGCGCCAACCTGGCGCTGACCGCGGGCGCGGTGGTGTCCGAACGGCTCACCGTCGCACTCGCGCCCGCCCTGGGCCGACGCGCGGCGAAAGAGCTTCTGGCACAGGCGACCCGGCAGTCGGGCACGACCGGTCGCGACCTCGCCGACCTGCTCACCGAGTCGGCGCGTGCGGCCGGACACCAGCTCGATCGCGACCACCTGCGCGAGCTGATCCGGCCCGAGACCTACCTCGGCGCGGCGGAGGCGCTGGTCGAGCGCGCACTGCGCCGATACCGCGCCGCGAGCACAGTTCGGTGA
- a CDS encoding methionyl-tRNA formyltransferase: MNNRIRVILLSEINSKLGSPFLALLAGHPDVDLVGVVTSRPGRLCSYFVHDSDQVDLEAQARDLGVRVFRPVDVNAPEMIDTLVELRPDYLIVGNYQQILRPALLAVPAVTAVNFHPSPLPRYAGLAPFFWMVRHGEREGGVTAIEVDAGVDTGPIIMQRRMRLTGRESAVELRGMQERENVRMLAELVPRLADRSFTTTPQNPRERSYFGRPRPADYLINFESRAEDIRRIVRAGYRHPGAHTFRSDGVRIVLLSLDDSDIGVRLPLARTGTVRRVGGAWLVAANDTWLRIRTIENQGAEVRVDQHPGLLPDGVTLGARVPEEVAG; this comes from the coding sequence ATGAACAACCGAATCCGGGTGATCCTGCTGTCGGAGATAAACTCCAAGCTGGGCTCGCCGTTTCTGGCGCTCCTGGCCGGGCATCCCGACGTGGACCTGGTCGGCGTGGTCACCTCACGACCGGGACGGCTGTGCTCGTATTTCGTGCACGATTCGGATCAGGTGGACCTCGAGGCGCAGGCACGCGACCTCGGCGTGCGCGTTTTCCGGCCCGTCGACGTCAATGCGCCCGAGATGATCGATACCCTGGTCGAGCTTCGGCCCGACTATCTCATCGTCGGCAACTACCAGCAGATACTCAGACCGGCGCTGCTGGCCGTGCCCGCGGTCACCGCGGTGAACTTCCACCCCAGCCCGCTGCCGCGCTACGCCGGTCTGGCCCCGTTCTTCTGGATGGTCCGCCACGGCGAGCGCGAGGGCGGGGTCACCGCGATCGAGGTGGACGCGGGCGTCGACACCGGGCCGATCATCATGCAGCGGCGCATGCGGCTGACCGGGCGGGAATCGGCCGTCGAACTGCGCGGCATGCAGGAGCGCGAAAACGTGCGGATGCTCGCGGAACTCGTTCCGCGCCTGGCCGATCGGTCGTTCACCACCACGCCGCAGAATCCGCGGGAGCGCAGCTACTTCGGCCGCCCACGTCCGGCGGACTACCTGATCAATTTCGAGTCCCGCGCCGAAGACATCCGGCGGATCGTGCGCGCGGGCTACCGCCACCCCGGCGCGCACACGTTCCGGTCGGACGGAGTGCGGATCGTCCTGCTGTCGCTCGACGACTCCGATATCGGCGTGCGCCTGCCGCTGGCGCGTACCGGCACGGTGCGCCGGGTGGGCGGCGCCTGGCTCGTGGCGGCGAACGACACGTGGCTGCGCATCCGCACCATCGAGAACCAGGGCGCCGAGGTCCGCGTGGACCAGCATCCGGGACTGCTCCCCGACGGGGTCACGCTCGGCGCCCGGGTGCCCGAGGAGGTGGCCGGATGA
- a CDS encoding ThiF family adenylyltransferase has translation MTVADQRQSYRGEYNDELYWERVDRNLGWLGNTLPEQRARQERLRDSVVGIVGTGGIGGAVALRLVRMGVRNLKLADPDTFEISNIQRQLGADLHTVGRNKAEVVAEQAFALTEDVNIDVFPDGLTPDTAVEFVDGCDYVMDQMEFFQIKNRYALHRAYRASQRCRFMLNIPTVGHTVIVFKYTRDSMPIEEVYGLDENAELTPETVRRLMERIMPKIPAYPSRAALDHWFVDMHRMPIFGACPPLAEGILTELLTQEILDIPGRAVLPVQPGYAIFDTVNWKAELVQRAGWAG, from the coding sequence GTGACTGTTGCCGACCAGCGACAAAGCTACCGGGGCGAATACAATGACGAACTCTACTGGGAGCGCGTGGACCGCAATCTCGGCTGGCTCGGAAATACCCTGCCCGAACAACGCGCGCGACAGGAGCGGCTACGGGATTCCGTCGTCGGCATCGTCGGCACCGGGGGCATCGGCGGCGCGGTCGCCCTTCGGCTCGTCCGCATGGGGGTACGGAATCTGAAACTGGCCGATCCCGATACCTTCGAGATCTCGAATATCCAGCGCCAGCTCGGCGCCGACCTGCACACCGTCGGCCGGAACAAGGCCGAGGTGGTGGCCGAGCAGGCCTTCGCCCTGACCGAGGACGTCAACATCGACGTATTCCCGGACGGTCTGACACCCGATACCGCCGTGGAATTCGTCGACGGTTGCGACTACGTCATGGACCAGATGGAGTTCTTCCAGATCAAGAACCGCTATGCCCTGCACCGAGCGTACCGCGCATCGCAGCGGTGCCGATTCATGCTCAACATACCCACCGTCGGGCATACGGTGATCGTGTTCAAATACACCCGGGACTCGATGCCCATCGAGGAAGTGTACGGGCTCGACGAAAACGCCGAGCTCACCCCCGAGACGGTACGGCGGCTGATGGAACGCATCATGCCGAAGATTCCGGCCTATCCGAGCCGGGCCGCCCTCGATCACTGGTTCGTGGACATGCATCGAATGCCGATCTTCGGCGCCTGCCCGCCGCTGGCGGAAGGCATTCTCACCGAACTGCTCACCCAGGAAATTCTGGACATCCCCGGCCGGGCCGTCCTGCCCGTGCAGCCCGGATACGCGATTTTCGACACCGTGAACTGGAAGGCCGAACTGGTGCAGCGGGCGGGGTGGGCCGGATGA
- the aroF gene encoding 3-deoxy-7-phosphoheptulonate synthase, with product MIVVMRPDAGDADIESVVGMVNSAGGTPVVSRGSSRTIIGLVGDIERFERLPLVSAAGVAEVIRISAPYKLVTREGHATRSTVSVAGVPFGPGRCTLIAGPCAVESPEQMLDAALLAKAAGATVLRGGAFKPRTSPYSFQGLGRAGLRILADVGRETDLPVVTEVLDTRDVDVVAAHADMMQIGARNMQNFALLAAVGAVGKPVLLKRGLSATIDEWLLAAEYVAHAGTLDIVLCERGIRTFETRTRNTLDISAIPLVQRLSHLPVVVDPSHSGGDRDLVLPLARAAVAAGADGLIVDVHPTPHRALCDGMQALGPDEVDALTDVVRMLSPTLGRTATASWDPPGDAAAEPPDGADRIAGLRREIDAMDTQIRDLVRRRTAVSRKIVHTRVASGGERIAHRREEHVLRRYGELGPGGQELAAALLRLGRGPLPALPSATE from the coding sequence ATGATCGTGGTCATGCGCCCGGACGCCGGTGACGCGGATATCGAATCGGTTGTCGGCATGGTGAATTCGGCCGGTGGGACGCCGGTGGTGAGCCGCGGCAGCAGTCGCACCATCATCGGCCTCGTCGGCGACATCGAGCGGTTCGAACGGCTGCCGCTGGTCAGCGCGGCCGGGGTGGCCGAGGTGATCCGGATCTCGGCGCCCTACAAGCTGGTGACCCGCGAGGGCCACGCGACGCGATCGACCGTATCCGTCGCCGGGGTACCGTTCGGGCCCGGCCGGTGCACGCTGATCGCGGGACCGTGCGCGGTCGAATCGCCCGAGCAGATGCTCGACGCGGCGCTGCTGGCGAAGGCCGCCGGCGCCACCGTCCTACGCGGCGGCGCGTTCAAGCCGCGCACCTCGCCCTACTCGTTCCAGGGGCTGGGCCGGGCGGGCCTGCGCATCCTCGCCGACGTCGGCCGGGAGACCGACCTACCGGTGGTCACCGAGGTGCTCGACACCCGGGACGTGGATGTGGTTGCCGCGCATGCCGATATGATGCAGATCGGCGCGCGCAATATGCAGAACTTCGCGCTGCTGGCGGCCGTCGGCGCGGTGGGCAAACCGGTGCTGCTCAAGCGCGGCCTGTCCGCCACGATCGACGAGTGGCTGCTCGCGGCCGAATACGTCGCCCACGCAGGCACTTTGGATATCGTGCTCTGCGAGCGCGGCATCCGCACGTTCGAGACCCGGACCCGAAATACGTTGGACATCAGCGCGATTCCGCTGGTGCAGCGGCTGTCCCACCTGCCGGTCGTCGTGGATCCCTCGCACTCGGGCGGAGATCGGGATCTGGTGCTGCCGCTGGCGCGCGCGGCGGTCGCCGCCGGGGCCGACGGCCTGATCGTGGACGTCCATCCGACGCCGCACCGGGCGCTCTGCGACGGCATGCAGGCCCTGGGCCCCGACGAGGTGGACGCACTCACCGACGTCGTGCGCATGCTGTCGCCGACCCTGGGGCGCACCGCGACGGCGAGCTGGGACCCGCCCGGCGACGCCGCGGCCGAGCCGCCCGACGGCGCCGACCGCATCGCCGGGCTGCGCCGCGAGATCGACGCGATGGACACCCAGATCCGTGATCTGGTCCGGCGGCGAACCGCGGTGTCCCGCAAGATCGTTCATACCCGGGTGGCGAGCGGCGGTGAGCGGATCGCGCACCGCCGCGAGGAGCACGTGCTGCGCCGATACGGCGAATTGGGGCCGGGCGGGCAGGAATTGGCGGCGGCGCTGCTCCGGCTCGGCCGCGGTCCGCTGCCCGCGCTGCCGTCGGCCACCGAGTGA
- a CDS encoding FAD/NAD(P)-binding protein encodes MDSSTTTVCIVGLGPRGLSVFERLCANARDLLGPGARLHIHLVDPHLGRGSRVWRTDQPPQLLMNTVAAQITMFVDESVSCAGPIVPGPSLYEWARFVALVDPFPGLPEHVRAEAATLGPDTYPTRAFYGRYLAWVLRHLTDTAPADIAITPHCRTAIDVADDDEGRQIVTLADGTTLPGLDAVILTLGHTGTRPTDRERALADFAGRRDLLYVPPGNPADVDVDRLAPGQPTALRGLGLNFFDYMALLTTGRGGSFTRGSDGRLRYERSGLEPILIAGSRRGVPYHARGENQKGPHGRHTPLFFTAPVIDRMRRRADRGEPVAFDADVWPIIDREVRAVYYSTLIADRRCRCDADAFLHSYVAHAELSGHPRSSNPLSHHESPAEAALLERFGISAAQRWDWHRIAYPYDERSLTGVAEFRSWLLDYLERDVRAARRGNVDGPLKAALDVLRDLRNEIRLVVDHGGLGGDSYRDELQRWYTPFNGFLSIGPPVSRIEEMIALIEAGVLTVVGPDVTIECPDDGDGFRIRSPAIPGSGYRATALIEARLPDTDIRRTTDPLLRRLLARGECAPHRIPIRGGGYYETGGLAVTQRPYHVLDGNRRPHPRRFAFGVPTETVHWVTAAGIRPGVDSVILGDADSVARAGLTASRLGASALSTG; translated from the coding sequence ATGGACTCCAGCACGACCACGGTCTGCATCGTCGGACTCGGACCGCGGGGCCTGTCGGTGTTCGAACGCCTCTGCGCCAACGCCCGAGACCTGCTCGGCCCCGGCGCGCGCCTGCACATTCACCTCGTCGATCCGCATCTGGGCCGAGGCAGCCGGGTCTGGCGGACCGATCAGCCGCCGCAGCTGCTGATGAATACCGTCGCCGCGCAGATCACGATGTTCGTCGACGAGAGCGTGTCGTGTGCCGGACCGATCGTGCCGGGCCCGAGCCTGTACGAATGGGCGCGATTCGTCGCGCTGGTCGATCCGTTTCCCGGGCTTCCCGAGCACGTCCGCGCCGAGGCCGCGACGCTGGGCCCCGACACCTATCCCACCCGGGCCTTCTACGGGCGCTACCTCGCCTGGGTGCTGCGTCATCTGACCGACACCGCTCCCGCGGACATCGCGATCACCCCGCACTGCCGCACCGCGATCGATGTCGCCGACGACGACGAAGGCCGCCAGATCGTCACCCTCGCCGACGGAACGACGCTGCCCGGCCTGGACGCCGTGATCCTGACGCTCGGGCACACCGGCACGCGGCCGACCGACCGGGAGCGGGCGCTCGCCGACTTCGCCGGACGCCGCGATCTGCTCTACGTGCCGCCCGGCAATCCCGCCGACGTCGACGTCGATCGCCTGGCCCCGGGACAACCCACCGCGCTGCGCGGTCTCGGGCTCAACTTCTTCGACTACATGGCGCTGCTGACGACCGGGCGCGGCGGCAGTTTCACGCGCGGATCGGACGGGCGGCTGCGCTACGAGCGCTCCGGGCTGGAGCCGATCTTGATCGCGGGATCGCGCCGCGGCGTGCCCTATCATGCCCGCGGCGAGAATCAGAAGGGACCGCACGGTCGGCACACGCCGCTGTTCTTCACCGCGCCCGTGATCGACCGCATGCGACGCCGGGCCGACCGCGGCGAACCCGTCGCCTTCGATGCCGACGTCTGGCCGATCATCGACCGCGAGGTGCGCGCGGTCTACTACTCGACGCTGATCGCCGATCGGCGCTGCCGGTGCGACGCGGACGCCTTCCTGCACTCCTATGTCGCCCACGCGGAGCTCTCGGGCCACCCACGATCGTCGAATCCCTTGAGCCACCACGAGTCTCCGGCGGAAGCCGCGCTCCTGGAACGGTTCGGGATCTCGGCGGCGCAGCGGTGGGACTGGCACCGGATCGCGTACCCGTACGACGAGCGGAGCCTCACCGGCGTCGCCGAGTTCCGGAGCTGGCTGCTGGACTATCTGGAGCGTGACGTCCGCGCGGCGCGGCGCGGCAATGTCGACGGCCCCCTCAAGGCGGCGCTGGACGTACTGCGGGACCTGCGCAACGAGATTCGGCTCGTCGTCGACCACGGTGGCCTCGGCGGCGACTCCTATCGCGACGAACTCCAGCGGTGGTACACGCCGTTCAACGGATTTCTCTCCATCGGCCCCCCGGTATCCCGGATCGAGGAGATGATCGCGCTGATCGAGGCGGGCGTGCTCACCGTCGTCGGACCGGACGTGACGATCGAATGTCCGGACGACGGCGACGGATTCCGCATCCGGTCCCCCGCGATACCCGGCTCCGGGTACCGCGCGACGGCCCTGATCGAGGCTCGCCTGCCCGACACCGACATCCGGCGCACCACCGATCCCCTGCTGCGACGCCTGCTCGCCCGCGGGGAGTGCGCGCCGCACCGCATCCCGATTCGCGGCGGCGGGTACTACGAAACCGGTGGGCTGGCCGTCACCCAGCGCCCCTACCACGTGCTCGACGGGAACCGCCGTCCCCATCCGCGCCGGTTCGCCTTCGGCGTGCCGACGGAGACGGTGCACTGGGTGACCGCCGCGGGCATCCGGCCGGGCGTCGACTCGGTCATCCTCGGCGACGCCGACTCGGTGGCCCGGGCGGGCCTGACCGCCTCCCGGCTCGGCGCGTCGGCCCTGTCGACCGGCTGA
- a CDS encoding ArsR/SmtB family transcription factor, with protein sequence MPDQRRKPEENVESLRSSALRRRYVGPDIAVVARLLADKTRVTMISALVGDEPMSASQLARIAGVSRATASEHLGQLVQRRLLSVERRGRHAYYRLASADVATILEALAALAPIPSPNSLRTARQLDELNEARICYDHLAGRLGVALADALLAQGLIYVDGDSLSVDRFRWDEFAPLGVRCGDVPKTGRPLVRPCLDWSERRYHLAGTLASMLTAELLDRGWIVRPRLGDRIVRVTEEGARRLYESLGVDPDAEPFGPDRAASSENDWR encoded by the coding sequence ATGCCTGACCAGCGCCGCAAGCCCGAGGAGAACGTGGAGTCGCTGCGGTCGTCGGCCCTGCGCCGCAGGTATGTCGGCCCCGATATCGCCGTCGTCGCCCGCCTGCTGGCCGACAAGACCAGGGTCACCATGATCAGCGCGCTGGTCGGTGACGAGCCGATGTCGGCCAGCCAGCTCGCCCGGATCGCCGGGGTCTCCCGGGCGACGGCGAGCGAGCATCTGGGGCAACTGGTTCAGCGCCGGTTGCTCAGCGTGGAACGCCGGGGTCGGCACGCCTACTACCGGTTGGCGAGCGCGGATGTCGCCACCATCCTGGAGGCGCTCGCCGCGCTGGCCCCGATCCCGTCGCCGAATTCGCTGCGCACCGCGCGGCAGTTGGACGAATTGAACGAGGCGCGGATCTGCTACGACCATCTCGCGGGACGACTCGGGGTGGCGCTGGCGGACGCGCTGCTCGCCCAGGGGCTGATCTATGTCGACGGCGACTCGCTGAGCGTCGATCGGTTCCGCTGGGACGAGTTCGCGCCCCTCGGGGTGCGTTGCGGCGATGTGCCCAAGACCGGACGACCGCTGGTGCGCCCCTGCCTGGACTGGAGCGAGCGGCGCTACCACCTCGCCGGCACGCTGGCGTCGATGCTGACCGCCGAACTGCTGGATCGCGGGTGGATCGTCCGGCCCCGCCTCGGCGACCGGATCGTCCGGGTCACCGAGGAGGGCGCGCGGCGATTGTACGAATCGCTCGGCGTGGATCCCGACGCCGAGCCCTTCGGCCCGGACCGCGCGGCGTCCAGCGAAAACGACTGGCGCTGA
- a CDS encoding long-chain-fatty-acid--CoA ligase: MQSGMGNRPLTIPEMIVPRAERLFAERPVVTRFPTGIHRGTWGEVIGRARRLAGALRSLGVRPGDRVATFATSTHRHVEAYFAVTSIGAVLHTINVGLDAEQVAYLVEHADDRLVLCDRGLRESWWRAADLLRHRRLEIVLPDGTADDSDDPGDYEKLLAAAEPVVDWPEIDENAPAHLSYTTGTTGRPKGVLFSHRSTVLQSMCSGLANAKSFAATDILLPLVPLSLSQVGLPFAAAMQGCGLVLPGADQSPAAICELIATERPTVADGFGAALPGLLDHWRRTRTDLSSLREYLCGGSPVPRALSRAFAEEVGVPIVQVFGMTETSGHGCFDRLPQEAGDAPDEQTLRYYLTSQGRPAPMVEMRLVDDAGAELPWDGRAIGELQIRGPWVAAEYYRDGARPDTFDNGWLRTGDAARIDRLGYLRVVDRMKDLVRSGDALISTVELEEQLTGHPGVAEAAVVGVPHPELGERPWATVVSVRDAAPAPTAAELVDHLLTRVPGAWLPERIVFAPALPRTSVGKVDKNALRRQFAADPSPAS; encoded by the coding sequence ATGCAGTCCGGCATGGGCAACAGGCCGTTGACGATCCCGGAGATGATCGTGCCGCGGGCCGAGCGATTGTTCGCCGAGCGGCCCGTCGTCACCCGATTCCCGACCGGCATCCACCGCGGCACCTGGGGCGAGGTGATCGGCCGGGCCAGGAGACTGGCCGGTGCGCTGCGCAGCCTCGGCGTGCGGCCCGGCGACCGGGTGGCCACCTTCGCGACCAGCACCCACCGGCACGTGGAGGCGTACTTCGCGGTCACCTCGATCGGCGCGGTCCTGCACACCATCAATGTCGGTCTCGACGCCGAACAGGTCGCGTACCTGGTCGAGCACGCCGACGACAGGCTGGTGCTGTGCGACCGCGGCCTGCGCGAATCCTGGTGGCGCGCCGCGGATTTGCTGCGTCACCGCCGACTCGAGATCGTGCTGCCCGACGGCACGGCCGACGACTCCGACGACCCGGGCGACTACGAAAAGCTGCTCGCCGCGGCCGAACCCGTCGTCGACTGGCCGGAGATCGACGAGAACGCGCCCGCCCATCTGAGCTATACCACCGGCACCACCGGACGGCCGAAGGGCGTGCTGTTCAGCCACCGCAGCACGGTGTTGCAGAGCATGTGCAGCGGCCTGGCCAACGCCAAATCCTTTGCCGCGACCGATATCCTGCTGCCGCTGGTGCCGTTGTCGTTGAGCCAGGTGGGGCTGCCGTTCGCCGCCGCCATGCAGGGCTGCGGCCTGGTGCTGCCCGGCGCCGACCAGTCCCCCGCCGCGATCTGCGAGCTGATCGCGACCGAACGCCCCACCGTCGCCGACGGTTTCGGCGCGGCCCTGCCCGGCCTGCTCGACCACTGGCGGCGCACCCGGACCGATCTGTCCTCCCTGCGGGAATACCTGTGCGGCGGTTCCCCGGTGCCCCGGGCGCTGTCGCGGGCGTTCGCCGAGGAGGTCGGCGTGCCGATCGTGCAGGTCTTCGGCATGACCGAGACGAGCGGGCACGGCTGCTTCGACCGCCTGCCGCAGGAGGCGGGCGACGCGCCGGACGAGCAGACCCTGCGCTACTACCTGACCTCCCAGGGCCGTCCGGCGCCGATGGTCGAGATGCGGCTGGTCGACGACGCGGGCGCGGAGCTGCCGTGGGACGGCCGCGCCATCGGGGAGCTACAGATCCGTGGCCCCTGGGTGGCCGCCGAGTACTACCGCGACGGCGCCCGGCCGGACACCTTCGACAACGGCTGGCTGCGCACCGGCGACGCGGCGCGCATCGATCGGCTCGGCTATCTGCGCGTGGTCGATCGGATGAAGGACCTGGTGCGCTCCGGCGACGCGCTGATCTCCACCGTCGAGTTGGAGGAGCAGCTCACCGGCCACCCGGGCGTCGCGGAGGCGGCGGTGGTCGGCGTGCCGCACCCCGAACTCGGCGAACGGCCCTGGGCCACCGTGGTTTCCGTCCGAGACGCCGCACCGGCGCCCACCGCGGCCGAGCTCGTCGACCACCTGCTGACCAGGGTGCCGGGGGCATGGCTGCCCGAGCGCATCGTCTTCGCCCCCGCGCTGCCGCGCACCAGTGTCGGGAAGGTCGACAAGAACGCGCTGCGCCGACAATTCGCCGCCGATCCGTCACCGGCGTCCTGA